In Channa argus isolate prfri chromosome 23, Channa argus male v1.0, whole genome shotgun sequence, the following are encoded in one genomic region:
- the LOC137108742 gene encoding uncharacterized protein: MLLRSHSERRALPGFSALLTHSTPKKRDVTSPPLLFFSPRQSIFTPISSTSQPPWVTQALSSLEQGEQELQSLRERQQAEVEEVTRELDDAVIKAQREERRLLEKVELEHREAQCHLSQVKRENAAAVRVVQSLIDQQLRKMGQLKEQIHRWGSTAGGSNRDQLQKGVAEVIQPWEISLTLKKVSFSPSPESKTLSLGQVDVREQSMTYPIGVCGEQGQKCALHSGDTTFLNITPLEIRKEPQATRAGQRYISYENKGTNSGNMRIVQKLHLSSSTENEEELKSPTMKSPTPRHWGVCESSQEEELESECSDTQGKDLFLAIPQISSQGESEWDDSDCNQIGTKRCSTLKGRRKKKALVLVSCEEPSCPPGETDENICVQAISSKAKYKGLVSSHSLVDLSAGHNPVSQHVLIKKKTSNNSSGDSGSPTSPVDSEDFSYTYTINTPVTESLTQQHYRSMSTADLSGKLRRLINGNSGEHRGIRKVNKMHLVSGPSRLDQSQENSPESHRKTLRSEEQQLKSQILVTRGSGLNHVNRSLSMSAIEGEKLHQVKELQQYKDKNKSGPSLKEVNEDGGSAALDSAYLVKQFGKQGSGRTDFNLPSGVHATIKGQLFVVDCGNARIQVTDLQKNVVQQVSPSRSERSSRICNYFDVAVNSKGLIALTCAAERAVLVFSRHGRLLQTFGGTMMGSTSEELDAPRGVTVTRQDEFLVADIKRGTLTALKLDPKTGARLERTVVNGFHRPYLVAACLTTGLMAVSERSNETGRVPCIRVLEPGWNTIRVLGVCSGLGPVLTCPWGLCIDADGDVLVADWGKQQHRVLLYPSKGVGWPLVIDGLNSPRGLALLPDGHIVVSDSMNHCIKIYRYK, encoded by the coding sequence ATGTTACTGCGGTCACATTCTGAGAGAAGAGCCCTCCCTGGGTTTTCAGCACTGCTGACACACAGCACTCCAAAAAAGAGAGATGTAACCTCCCCACCCCTCTTATTCTTTAGCCCACGGCAGTCTATCTTTACACCCATTTCTTCTACTTCACAACCTCCCTGGGTCACTCAGGCACTTTCCAGTCTGGAGCAAGGAGAACAGGAACTTCAGAGCCTCAGGGAGCGTCAGCAGGCTGAAGTGGAAGAAGTGACTCGTGAATTGGACGACGCGGTAATCAAAGCTCAGAGGGAGGAGCGACGCCTTCTTGAGAAGGTTGAACTGGAGCACAGAGAAGCCCAGTGCCACCTTAGTCAAGTGAAGAGGGAGAATGCTGCAGCAGTGAGGGTTGTGCAGTCCCTTATTGACCAGCAGCTCAGAAAAATGGGACAACTGAAGGAACAGATACATAGATGGGGCAGCACTGCTGGTGGATCCAACAGAGATCAGCTGCAAAAAGGTGTGGCAGAGGTCATTCAACCTTGGGAAATCTCTCTAACGCTCAAAAAAGTCAGTTTCTCACCCAGTCCTGAGTCCAAGACCTTGAGCTTAGGACAAGTTGATGTTCGTGAGCAAAGCATGACCTACCCTATTGGAGTCTGTGGTGAACAAGGACAGAAGTGTGCATTGCACTCAGGGGATACAACCTTTTTAAACATTACTCCTCTCGAAATTCGAAAGGAACCTCAAGCAACTAGAGCTGGACAAAGGTACATTTCGTATGAAAACAAAGGGACTAACAGTGGCAATATGCGCATTGTCCAGAAACTACATCTATCAAGCTCTACAGAGAATGAGGAAGAGCTGAAATCACCCACCATGAAATCCCCCACTCCAAGACACTGGGGTGTATGTGAGTCATCCCAAGAAGAAGAACTGGAGTCTGAGTGCTCAGACACACAAGGGAAAGACCTTTTCCTTGCGATCCCACAAATCTCTAGCCAAGGAGAATCTGAATGGGATGACTCTGATTGTAACCAGATTGGAACCAAGAGGTGCTCCACACTGAAGGgtaggagaaagaaaaaggccCTTGTTTTGGTCTCATGTGAAGAACCATCCTGCCCTCCTGGAGAGACTGATGAAAACATCTGTGTTCAGGCAATATCTTCAAAGGCCAAGTATAAAGGTTTAGTCTCCAGCCACAGCCTTGTAGATCTTTCAGCTGGACATAATCCTGTTTCCCAGCATGtcttaataaagaaaaagaccTCAAATAATTCATCAGGGGACAGTGGAAGCCCCACATCCCCAGTGGACAGTGAGGATTTCAGTTACACCTATACCATTAATACACCTGTTACTGAATCCCTTACGCAGCAGCACTACCGTTCAATGTCTACTGCTGACCTCTCTGGTAAATTACGCCGTTTGATTAATGGAAATAGTGGCGAGCACAGAGGAATAAGGAAGGTAAATAAAATGCACCTTGTCTCTGGACCTTCAAGGCTTGATCAAAGCCAAGAAAACAGCCCAGAATCTCATAGGAAAACTTTGAGGTCTGAGGAACAGCAATTAAAATCCCAGATTCTTGTCACACGAGGTTCAGGTTTAAACCATGTGAACAGATCTCTGTCCATGTCAGCCATCGAAGGTGAAAAATTACATCAAGTCAAGGAATTGCAACAGtacaaggacaaaaacaaaagcggTCCATCTCTAAAGGAAGTGAATGAAGACGGTGGTTCAGCTGCTCTTGATTCAGCTTATCTGGTCAAACAGTTTGGAAAGCAAGGATCAGGCCGCACTGATTTCAACCTGCCAAGCGGTGTTCATGCAACCATCAAAGGACAGCTATTTGTGGTGGATTGCGGAAACGCCCGCATTCAGGTGACTGATCTCCAGAAGAATGTTGTGCAGCAGGTGTCTCCTTCACGATCAGAACGATCCTCCCGCATTTGCAACTACTTTGACGTGGCTGTGAACTCAAAAGGGCTCATAGCCCTGACTTGTGCTGCTGAACGAGCTGTGCTGGTGTTTAGCCGCCATGGACGCCTCCTGCAAACATTTGGAGGAACGATGATGGGTTCCACCAGTGAGGAGCTGGATGCTCCAAGAGGGGTGACTGTTACCCGTCAAGATGAGTTTTTGGTTGCTGACATCAAGCGTGGCACCTTAACTGCCCTAAAATTGGACCCCAAAACTGGGGCCAGGCTGGAGCGCACTGTGGTGAATGGATTCCACAGACCCTACTTGGTGGCAGCTTGTCTCACCACTGGCCTCATGGCAGTATCAGAACGAAGTAATGAGACTGGACGTGTCCCATGCATTCGAGTCCTGGAGCCTGGCTGGAACACTATTCGAGTCCTTGGGGTGTGCTCTGGCCTGGGCCCTGTCCTGACCTGCCCTTGGGGCCTCTGTATTGACGCCGATGGGGATGTCCTGGTGGCAGACTGGGGCAAACAGCAACATCGTGTTCTTCTCTACCCATCCAAGGGCGTTGGCTGGCCTCTAGTGATTGACGGTCTGAATAGCCCAAGGGGTCTTGCACTGCTCCCTGATGGCCACATAGTCGTGTCAGACAGCATGAATCATTGCATCAAGATTTACCGATACAAGTGA
- the hpxb gene encoding hemopexin: MELLAKTLLLCSTLALVTGAPAHQQESAADGDGAVPDRCKGIEFDAITPDEKGVTLFFKGDHLWKGFHGSIQLANESFKELDDNHHIGHVDASFRMHNTEKTGDHDHIYLFLDDKVFRYYNENLEDGYPKEIQEDFPGVPSHLDAAVECPKGECIADSVLFFKGQDIHVYDVATKTVKTKTWSHLPVCTSALRWLEHYYCFHGHNFTRFNPVTGEVSGGYPKDARSYFMKCAGFGHGGNYSTPKCSEIKLDAITSDDPGKTYLFSGPIYMRLDTKRDGLHAFPITRTWKEVSNGVDAVFSFTNKIYMIKDDKVYIYKSAAHYTLIEGYPKTLKDELSIEGHVDSAFVCPSENMVYIIQGNTMREVDLTATPRVVTQDLPLPLSDIDAGLCGPEGIHLFKGGLYYHYESPMTLALSRIAPFPQNITSAMLGCQD, encoded by the exons ATGGAGCTGCTCGCCAAAACTCTGCTTTTGTGCTCAACACTTGCTCTTGTTACTGGAGCACCTGC gCACCAACAAGAATCAGCAGCAGATG GTGATGGTGCTGTGCCAGACCGGTGTAAAGGTATTGAGTTTGATGCCATTACTCCAGACGAGAAGGGAGtcactttattctttaaag GTGACCACCTGTGGAAGGGTTTCCATGGTTCAATTCAGCTCGCCAATGAGTCCTTCAAGGAGCTGGATGACAACCATCACATCGGCCATGTTGATGCTTCCTTCCGCATgcacaacacagagaaaacagggGACCATGATCACATCTACTTGTTTTTG GATGACAAGGTGTTCAGGTATTATAATGAAAATCTGGAAGATGGGTATCCAAAAGAAATTCAGGAGGACTTCCCGGGAGTCCCTTCACACCTGGATGCTGCTGTGGAGTGTCCCAAAGGAGAGTGTATTGCTGACTCAGTTCTGTTCTTCAAGG GACAAGACATTCATGTTTATGATGTTGCCACAAAGACAGTGAAGACCAAGACATGGTCTCACCTGCCTGTGTGCACCTCTGCTTTACGCTGGCTGGAGCACTACTACTGTTTCCATGGACACAACTTCACAAGGTTCAACCCGGTGACTGGAGAGGTGAGCGGGGGCTACCCAAAAGACGCCCGCAGTTACTTCATGAAATGTGCTGGCTTTG GTCATGGAGGTAACTATAGTACCCCTAAATGCAGTGAGATAAAACTTGATGCCATCACCTCTGATGATCCAggcaaaacatatttattttcag GTCCTATTTACATGCGTCTGGACACTAAGCGTGACGGCCTTCACGCATTCCCAATTACTAGGACCTGGAAAGAGGTGTCCAATGGAGTGGATGCTGTCTTCTCATTCACTAACAAAATCTACATGATTAAG GATGACAAGGTTTACATCTATAAATCAGCTGCTCACTACACCCTGATTGAAGGCTACCCTAAAACCCTGAAGGATGAACTCAGCATAGAAGGACATGTGGactctgcttttgtttgtccCAGTGAAAACATGGTTTATATAATCCAAG GAAATACGATGCGTGAAGTTGACCTTACCGCCACACCCAGGGTGGTGACCCAAGATTTGCCTTTGCCCTTGTCCGACATCGATGCTGGACTTTGTGGTCCGGAAGGAATACATTTGTTTAAGGGTGGTCTGTATTACCATTATGAGAGCCCCATGACGTTGGCTCTGAGCAGAATCGCCCCTTTTCCTCAAAATATTACCTCAGCAATGTTGGGTTGTCAGGATTAG
- the LOC137108600 gene encoding gap junction alpha-3 protein-like has translation MGDWSFLGRLLENAQEHSTVIGKVWLTVLFIFRILVLGAAAEEVWGDEQSDFTCNTQQPGCENVCYDEAFPISHIRFWVLQIIFVSTPTLIYLGHVLHIVRMEEKRREREEELRKAGQHQEDHDPLYHNGVSDGGGGKKNKPPIRDEHGKIRIRGALLRTYIFNIIFKTLFEVGFILGQYFLYGFHLRPLYKCGRWPCPNTVDCFISRPTEKTIFIIFMLVVACVSLVLNLLEIYHLGWKKVKQGVTSEFVPDSESMLQDAGEPADAERIPEQTSPLVLSCLPAYSNMSMVGVGGVEGTPYSQTDTSPSVISLNPNMVNNPVPTGLKMDGTAFHPDDFLLGALPDSFCGSGDKVGSEGQLTAVEQNLSNMALELQNVDEKNFSYPPPLSSPPTSASSCPQEETTPTPPPEDQYSKFPTLPRDTPLSSIAPEQAAVDEENAVTTTPCMVPYDDFTVVTRAEMHQPPADAAAATDIRKPSRASRSTGVRARPDDLAV, from the exons ATGGGTGACTGGAGCTTTCTAGGGCGGCTGCTGGAGAATGCTCAAGAACACTCCACTGTGATTGGAAAG GTTTGGCTGACCGTCCTTTTCATCTTCCGCATCTTAGTACTGGGTGCAGCTGCTGAAGAAGTCTGGGGTGATGAGCAGTCAGATTTCACTTGTAATACACAGCAGCCCGGTTGTGAAAACGTCTGCTATGACGAGGCCTTCCCAATCTCACACATTCGCTTCTGGGTGCTGCAGATCATCTTCGTCTCAACTCCCACACTTATTTACCTGGGCCATGTACTGCACATTGTCCGcatggaagaaaagagaagggagagagaggaggagctCAGAAAGGCCGGACAGCACCAGGAGGACCATGATCCTCTCTATCATAACGGAGTCAGTGACGGAGGAGGTGGTAAAAAGAATAAGCCACCAATTCGTGATGAGCACGGCAAGATCCGTATCCGCGGGGCTTTATTGAGGACTTACATCTTCAACATCATCTTCAAGACTCTGTTTGAGGTGGGCTTTATCCTGGGACAGTACTTCCTGTATGGCTTCCATCTAAGGCCGCTTTATAAATGTGGCCGCTGGCCCTGCCCCAATACCGTGGACTGCTTCATCTCCAG GCCGACTGAAAAGACCATCTTTATCATCTTTATGCTGGTGGTTGCCTGTGTCTCTCTGGTTCTCAACCTGCTCGAGATCTACCACCTAGGCTGGAAGAAAGTCAAGCAGGGGGTGACCAGTGAGTTTGTTCCCGACAGTGAGTCGATGCTGCAGGATGCAGGTGAGCCTGCAGATGCAGAGAGGATACCTGAGCAGACCTCTCCATTAGTGCTCAGTTGTTTGCCAGCATACAGCAACATGAGCATGGTGGGGGTTGGAGGAGTGGAAGGAACACCCTACAGTCAGACAGACACCTCCCCTTCAGTGATCTCTTTAAACCCTAACATGGTCAATAACCCTGTACCCACTGGGCTCAAGATGGATGGCACAGCATTCCACCCAGATGACTTTTTGTTGGGGGCTCTTCCAGATTCTTTTTGTGGCAGCGGTGACAAAGTTGGAAGCGAAGGGCAGCTGACTGCAGTGGAGCAGAACTTGAGCAACATGGCGCTGGAGCTCCAGAATGTGGATGAAAAAAACTTCTCctaccctcctcctctttcctctcctcccacctctgcctcctcctgtcCTCAAGAGGAAACAACCCCGACACCTCCACCAGAGGACCAATACTCAAAGTTCCCCACACTCCCCCGTGATACCCCTCTTTCCTCCATTGCACCGGAGCAGGCAGCTGTTGATGAGGAAAATGCTGTCACCACAACACCTTGTATGGTCCCATATGATGACTTCACTGTGGTTACAAGGGCGGAGATGCATCAGCCtcctgctgatgctgctgctgcaacagaCATCAGGAAGCCAAGTCGGGCCAGCAGGAGCACTGGTGTTCGAGCTCGCCCCGATGATCTGGCAGTGTAG